A DNA window from Armatimonadota bacterium contains the following coding sequences:
- a CDS encoding helix-hairpin-helix domain-containing protein produces MPEFTPRETLLIALAAVLAIGAVLARSLSPPTPPVVIQAPDEPSPNPVPASPRIHPLVEFTGPLSLNAATQEELEQLPGIGPKLAHRIVQDRALRGPYTRVEDLLRVRGIGPKLLERIRPYVRVP; encoded by the coding sequence ATGCCGGAGTTCACCCCCCGGGAGACCCTGCTCATCGCCCTGGCGGCCGTGCTGGCCATAGGTGCCGTGCTGGCTCGTAGTCTTTCCCCTCCCACCCCGCCCGTGGTGATCCAGGCCCCAGACGAACCCTCCCCCAATCCTGTGCCCGCATCCCCCCGCATCCATCCCCTCGTTGAGTTCACCGGGCCCCTCTCCCTCAACGCTGCCACCCAGGAGGAACTGGAGCAGCTGCCGGGGATTGGGCCGAAGCTGGCCCATCGCATCGTCCAGGACCGAGCCCTGCGAGGCCCGTATACCCGGGTGGAGGATCTCCTGCGGGTAAGGGGCATCGGACCGAAGCTCCTCGAACGGATTCGACCCTACGTCC
- a CDS encoding sigma-70 family RNA polymerase sigma factor, protein MLGWNRFCPPSVRMGVADLLEGALVPDSPASHSAAGEVAHFEAIVHRYGRHVYNIAYRLSGNEADAKDLTQEAFLRVYRALSRVEPGVPLDAWLYRIVLNLFIDQLRKRGRVRVESLDVPVVTPRGDEAERTVPDESSSPEEQVVNPVMDAEIQNALAALTPDLRMVVVLVDIQGFSYEEVAQILRIPIGTVKSRLHRARRFLRDRLAPFYCRADGGGVRGEEGRT, encoded by the coding sequence ATGTTGGGATGGAACCGGTTTTGCCCGCCCTCCGTAAGGATGGGCGTGGCGGATCTCCTTGAGGGTGCCCTGGTGCCGGACTCCCCGGCGAGCCACTCGGCCGCGGGGGAAGTGGCGCACTTCGAGGCCATTGTCCATCGCTACGGCCGCCACGTCTACAACATCGCGTACCGCCTGAGCGGGAACGAGGCCGATGCGAAGGACCTGACCCAGGAGGCCTTCCTGCGGGTCTACCGGGCGCTCTCCAGGGTGGAGCCCGGGGTACCGTTGGACGCGTGGCTGTATCGGATCGTCCTGAACCTCTTCATCGATCAGCTCCGGAAGCGGGGAAGGGTACGGGTGGAATCCCTCGACGTTCCGGTCGTCACACCCCGGGGGGACGAGGCGGAGCGGACGGTCCCGGACGAGTCCAGCAGCCCCGAAGAGCAGGTGGTGAACCCCGTGATGGATGCCGAGATCCAGAACGCCCTGGCGGCCCTTACCCCGGACCTCCGGATGGTGGTGGTCCTGGTAGACATCCAGGGGTTTTCCTATGAGGAAGTGGCCCAGATCCTGCGGATTCCCATCGGGACGGTGAAGTCCCGCCTACACCGGGCACGGCGCTTTCTGCGGGACCGCCTTGCACCCTTCTACTGCCGGGCAGATGGTGGCGGCGTCCGCGGGGAGGAGGGGAGGACGTGA